A DNA window from bacterium contains the following coding sequences:
- a CDS encoding DEAD/DEAH box helicase family protein, translating into MVRIFLQDIIEDLRFEDLPANWNSFDLESFSKNKKLWDYQQEAVKNAVKVIWKYFEDFVDYQDGERLEIYQERKQKFFNWYKDNGLDENLDIKLDKRKRNIYNLLTGYYPREDGKIPYEHLINRMCFWMATGSGKSLVIIKLIQILAELIKRKEIPLYDILILTHRDDLIGQLKHHVDEFNYVNEPRIILKELKDYPEVKRQPTLFGITVFYYRSDNLSDEQKEKIIDFKNYDNDGKWYIFLDEAHKGDKEESKRQHIYSILSRQGFLFNSSATFIDPRDVITCAFEFNLSSFINSGYGKHITILKQEIRAFRNEEDYSGDEKQKIVLKSLILLTYVKKFYEDIKNIRSDLYHKPLLLTLVNSVNKEDADLKLFFRELEKIGKQEIEQEVFKNALNELWDELKQEPEFIFEDGRKIKIDETIFKNITKEDILNYVYNSKSGGEIEILRRPSNKKELAFKLKTSDKHFALIKIGDISGWLKEKLAGYEVQERFEDESYFENLNRENSEINILMGSRGFYEGWDSNRPNVINFINIGMGEDAKKFILQSVGRGVRIEPIRDKRKRLLQVYNAKEIDGEELFNKIKNKVLPIETLFIFATNRSALAKVVQELERERKREGEAQLSLFVNDEARKHKLLVPTYKSANYPLLKTEEPIKFEISTKDFEVLNKFNEFVPDDRVFLMRYNTEPIKIELLRRRLNNQSNFKFGEKGFKNVDLLIQRFFDYLSVVPEEFEGLKELEKEIKHFKNIRVYLKDINEIQKKIEAIRQFKDPSVLERELKEKYGRREITLEQYTEGIKESARMVREERVEYQSKQLRIKYIANHYYLPLILSDDEKIDYIKHVIKTSSEVKFINDLENYLVKNANKFKMFDWWLFSKLDESLDEIYIPYYNPNVNKISRFYPDFIFWLKKGDNYFIVFVDPKGTEHTSAYRKIDGYKALFEENGEERVFNHNGFKVRIKLLLRPEDVSKALTEYKQYWFDNIEKMLEAMA; encoded by the coding sequence ATGGTAAGAATATTCTTACAGGACATAATTGAAGATTTAAGATTTGAAGATTTACCTGCTAACTGGAATTCTTTTGATTTGGAGAGTTTTTCCAAGAACAAGAAACTCTGGGATTATCAGCAAGAGGCAGTTAAAAATGCTGTAAAGGTTATCTGGAAGTATTTTGAAGATTTTGTAGATTATCAAGACGGTGAAAGATTAGAAATCTATCAAGAAAGAAAACAAAAGTTTTTCAACTGGTATAAAGATAATGGATTAGATGAAAATTTAGATATTAAGTTAGATAAGAGGAAAAGGAACATCTATAACCTTCTTACAGGATATTATCCTCGAGAAGATGGGAAAATCCCTTATGAGCATCTTATCAATCGGATGTGTTTTTGGATGGCAACAGGAAGTGGAAAGAGCCTTGTTATCATTAAACTTATCCAAATTTTAGCAGAGTTAATTAAAAGAAAAGAAATTCCACTATACGATATTCTAATTTTAACTCACAGGGACGACTTAATAGGGCAACTTAAACACCATGTAGATGAATTCAACTATGTAAACGAACCCAGAATAATTCTAAAAGAGCTCAAAGATTATCCTGAGGTTAAAAGACAACCAACATTATTCGGGATTACCGTATTTTATTACCGCTCAGATAACTTAAGTGATGAGCAGAAAGAAAAAATTATAGACTTCAAAAATTACGACAACGATGGGAAATGGTATATTTTTCTCGATGAGGCACATAAAGGAGATAAGGAAGAGTCAAAAAGACAGCATATTTATTCCATCCTATCAAGACAGGGGTTTCTATTTAATTCCTCAGCAACCTTTATAGACCCAAGAGATGTTATCACATGTGCTTTTGAATTTAACCTATCAAGTTTTATAAATTCTGGATACGGAAAGCACATTACTATTTTAAAGCAAGAAATAAGGGCATTTAGAAATGAGGAAGATTATAGCGGTGATGAGAAGCAGAAGATAGTCTTAAAATCATTAATCCTTCTGACTTATGTGAAAAAATTTTATGAAGATATTAAGAATATCCGATCAGATTTATATCATAAGCCATTGCTTTTGACCCTTGTCAACTCTGTTAATAAGGAAGATGCTGACCTAAAGCTGTTTTTTAGAGAACTTGAAAAAATTGGAAAACAAGAGATTGAACAAGAAGTTTTTAAGAATGCTCTTAACGAACTATGGGATGAGTTAAAGCAAGAGCCTGAGTTTATATTTGAAGATGGCAGGAAAATAAAAATAGACGAAACAATTTTTAAAAACATTACAAAAGAAGATATTTTGAACTATGTTTACAACTCAAAATCAGGTGGAGAAATTGAAATCTTAAGAAGACCATCCAATAAGAAGGAGCTGGCGTTTAAGTTAAAGACAAGCGATAAACATTTTGCATTGATAAAAATAGGTGATATATCAGGATGGCTAAAAGAAAAACTTGCAGGATACGAAGTTCAAGAAAGATTTGAAGATGAAAGTTATTTTGAAAATTTGAATAGAGAAAATTCTGAGATCAATATCTTGATGGGCTCTCGTGGTTTTTATGAAGGGTGGGATTCTAATAGACCCAATGTAATCAATTTTATCAATATAGGAATGGGAGAGGATGCAAAAAAATTTATTTTACAATCTGTTGGGAGAGGAGTAAGAATTGAACCAATAAGGGACAAAAGAAAGAGGTTATTACAAGTTTACAATGCAAAGGAGATAGATGGGGAGGAGTTATTCAACAAAATCAAAAATAAAGTCTTACCAATAGAAACTCTATTTATTTTTGCAACAAACAGGAGTGCTTTAGCTAAAGTAGTTCAGGAGTTGGAGAGAGAAAGAAAAAGAGAGGGGGAGGCTCAACTTTCTCTCTTTGTGAATGATGAGGCTCGAAAACATAAATTGCTGGTGCCAACATACAAATCAGCAAATTATCCTCTTTTGAAGACCGAAGAACCAATAAAGTTTGAGATTTCCACTAAGGATTTTGAGGTACTTAATAAATTTAATGAGTTTGTCCCAGATGACAGAGTATTCTTGATGAGATATAACACAGAACCCATAAAAATAGAACTTTTAAGAAGGAGATTGAATAATCAAAGCAATTTTAAGTTTGGTGAAAAAGGTTTTAAAAATGTAGATTTGCTTATTCAAAGATTTTTTGATTACCTCAGTGTCGTTCCAGAGGAATTTGAAGGGCTTAAAGAATTAGAGAAAGAGATAAAACATTTTAAGAATATCAGGGTGTATTTGAAAGATATCAACGAAATACAAAAGAAAATTGAAGCTATCCGCCAATTCAAAGACCCCTCTGTATTGGAAAGAGAGTTGAAGGAGAAATACGGGCGTAGGGAAATTACTTTAGAACAATACACGGAAGGTATCAAGGAATCTGCTCGGATGGTCAGAGAGGAAAGAGTAGAGTATCAAAGTAAACAACTGAGAATTAAGTACATTGCTAATCATTACTACCTTCCACTTATACTGTCTGATGACGAAAAGATAGATTACATCAAGCACGTTATCAAGACTTCAAGCGAGGTAAAGTTCATTAATGATTTGGAAAATTATTTAGTTAAAAATGCTAACAAATTTAAAATGTTCGATTGGTGGTTGTTTAGCAAATTGGATGAAAGTTTAGACGAAATTTATATTCCGTATTATAATCCTAATGTGAATAAAATCAGCAGATTTTACCCAGATTTTATTTTCTGGTTAAAGAAAGGAGATAACTACTTTATTGTTTTTGTTGATCCAAAGGGGACAGAACATACAAGTGCTTACAGGAAAATTGATGGGTATAAAGCATTATTCGAGGAAAACGGAGAAGAAAGGGTTTTTAATCACAACGGATTCAAAGTCAGAATAAAATTGCTCCTAAGACCAGAGGACGTTTCGAAAGCTCTTACTGAGTATAAACAATATTGGTTTGATAACATTGAAAAGATGTTAGAAGCGATGGCATGA
- a CDS encoding DNA methyltransferase codes for MTKEEKFYNALKDIFVGAKVEGESGYINLMRIKSRYYEKGIFPKLQKDLEEALNPFPGFREELFDKLYTFFNRYFSESGSIYFRYTPIHQNVYENVYTDDKDTMLFWKTHMLYYVKTDRLFKNLEVEIDGFKFFFDVSRLEHKKAFEKKEIIFEFKKKRNDGIIVFNVSYSERGKITKIDEILKTLKKEGIRITDDILENAFRVFEKQSEVDFFINKNAKEFLKEQFNIWLYQYVFSGESDWTEERIKQLQTLKDIAFKIINFISQFEDELVKIWNKPKFALNSNYVITLDKIADKSIEVVEKILNHKNFNEQVKDWKELGIVADNFASSDILSDSEESLNSKYQHLPIDTKYFKDLELEILGLFDDLDNALDGWLIKSENYQALQTILPKFKEKVQTIYIDPPYNTGSDEFIYKDKFQHSTWLTMILNRLQMAKEFLRDTGNICVSINENELYNLKHITDMVFTDANYLANFVIKVRHEERILKGDKEVHEVVENLLYYRKSKNHMIKKIKKENTSINEYIWQVKEQKRADLVLNFSSKKVEVFKPGSYEFVQLNPGEKQLKRINIRGSIRQGNSSGRFYVKYLEPNFENYRGYLFKVHEMGNDGLGYRYFCIPDKSSKRNNGDYFQGIPVNKREIKEIPYPNYFDMVNEFNRTGYEGPAYFGSGKKPEAFINKVMELSNYEKRNLILDFFLGSGTTTAVMQKLGGNGLGLKWATIFMILFFRE; via the coding sequence ATGACTAAGGAAGAAAAATTCTATAACGCATTAAAAGACATCTTTGTAGGTGCAAAGGTAGAAGGAGAATCTGGATACATCAATTTGATGAGGATTAAATCAAGATACTATGAAAAAGGTATCTTTCCAAAACTTCAAAAGGACTTAGAAGAGGCATTAAATCCGTTTCCAGGATTTAGAGAAGAGCTTTTTGATAAACTCTACACCTTCTTCAATCGTTATTTTTCAGAAAGCGGTTCTATTTATTTTAGATATACCCCAATTCATCAAAATGTCTATGAGAATGTATATACCGATGATAAAGATACGATGCTCTTCTGGAAAACGCATATGCTTTATTATGTCAAAACTGATAGGTTGTTTAAAAATCTGGAAGTAGAAATAGACGGTTTCAAATTCTTCTTTGATGTCTCACGATTAGAGCATAAGAAAGCCTTTGAGAAAAAAGAGATAATTTTTGAATTTAAAAAGAAAAGGAATGATGGGATAATTGTTTTCAATGTTTCTTATTCTGAGCGAGGTAAGATAACAAAAATTGATGAGATTTTGAAGACATTAAAGAAAGAAGGGATAAGAATAACGGATGATATATTAGAGAATGCTTTTAGAGTTTTTGAGAAGCAGAGCGAGGTAGATTTTTTCATCAACAAAAATGCAAAAGAATTTTTAAAAGAGCAATTTAATATCTGGCTTTATCAGTATGTTTTCTCTGGTGAAAGCGATTGGACAGAAGAAAGGATAAAACAATTACAAACCTTAAAAGATATAGCATTTAAGATAATTAATTTTATTTCTCAATTTGAAGACGAGCTTGTAAAAATCTGGAATAAGCCAAAGTTTGCTTTAAACTCAAACTATGTGATAACTCTGGATAAGATAGCAGATAAAAGCATTGAAGTTGTAGAGAAAATATTAAATCACAAGAACTTTAATGAACAGGTAAAAGATTGGAAAGAATTAGGGATTGTGGCTGATAACTTCGCCTCTTCTGACATTCTGAGCGATAGCGAAGAATCTCTAAATTCTAAATACCAGCATCTGCCAATTGATACAAAATACTTTAAGGATTTAGAACTTGAAATTTTAGGCTTGTTTGACGATTTAGATAACGCCTTAGATGGCTGGCTGATAAAAAGCGAAAACTATCAAGCATTGCAAACGATCTTGCCGAAGTTTAAAGAAAAGGTGCAGACGATTTACATTGACCCGCCTTATAATACTGGCAGTGATGAATTTATTTATAAAGACAAGTTTCAACATTCTACTTGGCTAACAATGATATTAAATAGGCTACAAATGGCAAAAGAATTTCTAAGAGATACAGGAAATATCTGTGTAAGTATTAATGAAAATGAACTTTATAACTTAAAGCATATTACAGATATGGTATTTACTGACGCTAATTACCTGGCAAATTTTGTTATTAAAGTTAGACATGAAGAAAGAATACTGAAAGGTGACAAGGAAGTCCATGAAGTTGTAGAGAATCTTTTATATTATAGAAAAAGTAAAAATCATATGATTAAAAAAATAAAAAAGGAGAATACATCAATAAATGAATACATTTGGCAAGTAAAAGAACAAAAGAGAGCAGATTTAGTTCTGAATTTCAGCAGTAAAAAAGTGGAGGTATTTAAACCTGGTTCATATGAATTTGTACAGCTAAATCCAGGCGAAAAACAGCTAAAAAGAATCAATATACGAGGGTCTATTCGACAAGGGAATTCTAGTGGGAGATTTTATGTAAAGTATCTCGAACCGAATTTTGAAAATTATAGAGGTTACTTATTTAAAGTTCATGAGATGGGAAATGATGGATTAGGTTACCGTTATTTTTGTATCCCTGATAAGTCATCAAAAAGGAACAATGGTGATTATTTTCAAGGGATTCCAGTAAATAAACGTGAAATCAAAGAGATACCTTATCCAAACTATTTTGATATGGTTAATGAATTCAATAGAACTGGATATGAAGGTCCTGCTTATTTTGGAAGCGGTAAAAAACCCGAAGCATTTATTAATAAAGTAATGGAGCTATCGAATTACGAAAAACGAAATTTAATATTGGACTTTTTCCTGGGTTCTGGAACGACCACCGCAGTAATGCAAAAGTTAGGGGGAAATGGCTTGGGATTGAAATGGGCAACTATTTTTATGATACTATTCTTCCGAGAATGA
- a CDS encoding methylmalonyl-CoA mutase family protein: MLYTPKHIKDLDYLRDIGFPGEYPFTRGIYPNMYRGRLWTIRQYAGYASAKESNKRYKYLLAQGQTGLSVAFDLPTQMGYDSDHPLSEGEVGKTGVAIDSLLDMEALFDGIPLDKVSTSMTINSTAPILLAMYIAVANKQGVSRELLSGTVQNDILKEYIARGTYIFPPVPSMRLTIDIFEYCSKYLPKWNTISISGYHIREAGATAVQELAFTLANAIAYVEAAIARGLTVDSFAPRLSFFFNAHNDFFEEIAKFRAARRLWAKIMKERFNAKDPKSWMLRFHAQTAGCTLTAQQPENNAVRVAFQSLAAVLGGTQSLHTNSMDEALALPSEEAVRLALRTQQLIAYESGVPNTIDPLGGSYYIESLTKDIEAKAMEYINKIDSIGGALKAVEIGYFQHEIHNSAYEYQKAIESGKKVVVGVNRFVEGEEDYTKNILKVDPKVREEQIVRLKKLKSTRDNRKVNASLKTLRDASLSLRSAQGRGSTEDNGNLMEPIIDCVKCYATLGEICSVLREVFGEYKEKFVF; the protein is encoded by the coding sequence ATGTTATACACTCCTAAACATATAAAAGATTTAGATTACTTAAGGGACATTGGGTTTCCTGGTGAGTATCCATTTACACGTGGTATTTATCCTAATATGTATCGTGGTAGACTATGGACTATACGTCAGTATGCTGGCTATGCGAGTGCAAAGGAGTCTAATAAGCGATATAAATATTTACTTGCACAGGGACAGACAGGGCTATCAGTAGCATTTGATTTACCGACTCAGATGGGTTACGACTCAGACCATCCACTTTCTGAGGGAGAAGTTGGTAAAACTGGTGTCGCTATTGATTCACTTTTGGATATGGAGGCTTTATTTGATGGCATCCCTCTTGATAAAGTAAGCACTTCAATGACAATAAATTCAACTGCTCCTATACTACTTGCAATGTATATAGCAGTCGCTAATAAGCAAGGTGTATCAAGGGAGCTACTTTCGGGCACTGTTCAAAATGATATATTAAAGGAATACATTGCACGTGGCACATATATATTTCCACCTGTCCCATCAATGCGGCTTACAATAGATATATTTGAGTATTGTAGTAAATATTTACCTAAATGGAATACAATCTCAATCTCCGGTTATCATATAAGAGAGGCAGGTGCAACTGCAGTACAGGAGCTTGCATTTACACTTGCTAATGCTATAGCTTATGTAGAGGCAGCTATTGCGCGTGGGCTTACCGTAGACTCATTTGCACCAAGGCTATCATTCTTCTTTAATGCACACAACGATTTCTTTGAAGAGATAGCTAAATTTCGTGCTGCCAGGCGGCTATGGGCAAAGATAATGAAGGAAAGATTTAATGCTAAAGACCCAAAGTCATGGATGCTGAGATTTCATGCCCAGACTGCCGGCTGTACATTGACTGCTCAGCAGCCCGAAAACAATGCTGTAAGAGTTGCATTCCAATCACTTGCTGCTGTTCTTGGTGGCACACAGAGTTTACATACTAATTCAATGGATGAGGCACTCGCATTGCCAAGTGAAGAAGCGGTTAGGCTTGCATTGAGGACACAGCAGCTAATTGCATATGAGAGCGGTGTCCCTAACACTATTGACCCACTTGGTGGTTCTTATTATATAGAATCGCTTACTAAAGATATTGAAGCAAAAGCTATGGAGTATATAAACAAGATAGACTCAATTGGTGGCGCCTTAAAGGCAGTTGAGATTGGTTACTTTCAGCATGAAATTCATAATAGTGCGTATGAATACCAGAAAGCAATTGAGAGTGGTAAAAAAGTAGTTGTTGGGGTTAACAGATTTGTAGAAGGTGAAGAGGACTACACTAAAAATATACTGAAAGTAGACCCAAAGGTAAGAGAAGAGCAGATAGTAAGACTAAAAAAGTTGAAGTCAACAAGGGATAATCGTAAAGTGAATGCATCTTTAAAGACTCTTCGAGATGCTTCACTTTCCCTTCGCTCTGCTCAGGGCAGAGGTTCAACAGAAGATAATGGCAACCTTATGGAACCAATCATTGACTGTGTCAAGTGCTACGCTACATTGGGTGAGATCTGTAGTGTATTAAGGGAAGTGTTTGGTGAATACAAAGAGAAGTTTGTGTTTTAA
- a CDS encoding four helix bundle protein: MELFALAVKDVEKFPATVAAKIIANQLISAVGSISANIAEEFGRKSRKEFSYHLGVAKGEATESRDWYIKCREVSFLDKSIVRDQIALLNEIIKMLNVLISKVKNF; this comes from the coding sequence GTGGAACTGTTTGCCCTTGCTGTTAAAGATGTTGAGAAGTTTCCAGCAACTGTTGCGGCAAAGATAATTGCTAATCAACTTATATCAGCTGTCGGTTCTATCAGTGCTAACATAGCAGAGGAGTTTGGTAGAAAAAGTCGTAAAGAATTTAGTTATCACTTAGGAGTGGCAAAAGGGGAAGCTACCGAGAGTCGAGATTGGTATATTAAATGTAGGGAGGTTAGTTTTCTTGATAAGAGTATAGTGAGAGACCAGATAGCTTTGTTAAATGAAATAATAAAAATGTTAAATGTGTTAATCTCAAAAGTTAAGAACTTTTAG
- a CDS encoding biotin/lipoyl-binding protein codes for MAYIAKVDDKEFKVELEKEGNGFKVYIDNKPMKATVVEVGSNSHLSLIVDNKSYDVIIEDENTISVDGERFKVSVEDEQVQALTKLKPEITHVGEVKVTAPMPGLVIEVGVKPGDTVKAGSGLLIVEAMKMQNEMKAPRDGLVKQVLVKQGMTVNGGDTLVIIE; via the coding sequence ATGGCATATATTGCTAAAGTTGATGATAAGGAGTTCAAAGTTGAGTTAGAAAAAGAAGGTAATGGATTCAAAGTTTATATAGATAACAAGCCTATGAAAGCTACTGTTGTGGAGGTTGGCAGTAATTCACATTTATCACTGATAGTTGATAACAAGTCGTATGATGTTATTATTGAGGATGAGAATACTATTTCGGTAGATGGTGAGAGATTCAAGGTAAGTGTTGAGGATGAGCAAGTACAAGCACTCACTAAACTCAAGCCTGAGATTACTCATGTTGGTGAAGTTAAGGTCACTGCTCCCATGCCAGGGTTAGTTATAGAAGTAGGGGTAAAGCCAGGTGATACAGTAAAAGCGGGTAGTGGTCTTTTGATAGTTGAGGCGATGAAGATGCAAAATGAGATGAAGGCACCAAGAGATGGGCTTGTTAAGCAGGTACTTGTCAAACAGGGGATGACGGTAAATGGGGGCGATACATTAGTAATAATAGAATAA
- the accC gene encoding acetyl-CoA carboxylase biotin carboxylase subunit, with amino-acid sequence MIRKVLVANRGEIAIRVLRACKELGILTATVYSEADRSALHTRYADEAYEIGPAPAAESYLKIDKIIEVAKKTDADAIHPGYGFLAENEYFAEACESHNIIFIGPNSKAIRLLGDKIEARKTITKAKVPVTPGSSKGLTSEAEAIKVVNEVGFPVLIKAAAGGGGKGMRVVKSESELKPAMKQAMSEAKSAFGNPTIYIEKYLDSPRHIEFQILADNYGNAVHLCERECSIQRRYQKLVEESPSPLMTKELRAKMGAAAVKAVKASGYTNAGTVEFMVDKDRNFYFLEMNTRLQVEHPVTELVTGIDIVKEQLKIAAGERLSIKQEDVKLSGAAIECRITAEDPDNNFMPSTGKIVELIEPNGPGVRVDSGVFAGFEVPMFYDPLIAKLLVWAPTRDESISRMRRALSEYKIIGIKTSIPFHQLVMNNQYFISGEYNTTFVDKMLGSTELKKTNQPIAAIGATIAMTLKEKKVSVIPKVSESRYSAWKFAARQAELRKM; translated from the coding sequence ATGATTAGGAAGGTTTTAGTAGCGAATCGTGGTGAGATTGCAATAAGGGTACTTAGGGCGTGTAAGGAGCTTGGTATACTTACAGCTACAGTTTATTCAGAAGCTGACAGGAGTGCATTGCATACAAGGTATGCAGATGAGGCATATGAGATAGGGCCGGCACCTGCAGCTGAGAGCTACCTTAAGATAGACAAGATTATAGAAGTAGCTAAGAAGACGGATGCTGACGCTATTCATCCAGGTTATGGTTTTCTAGCTGAAAACGAATATTTTGCAGAGGCTTGTGAGTCTCATAATATAATATTCATTGGTCCCAACTCCAAAGCTATAAGGCTACTTGGTGATAAAATTGAAGCAAGGAAGACGATAACTAAAGCTAAAGTGCCTGTGACTCCCGGTTCCAGTAAAGGGCTTACAAGTGAAGCTGAAGCCATTAAGGTTGTGAATGAAGTAGGTTTTCCTGTTCTTATAAAAGCGGCTGCTGGTGGTGGTGGCAAAGGGATGAGGGTAGTGAAGTCTGAGTCTGAGCTTAAGCCAGCTATGAAGCAAGCGATGTCAGAAGCCAAGTCTGCATTTGGTAATCCAACAATATATATTGAGAAGTATCTTGACTCTCCTCGTCATATAGAGTTTCAAATACTTGCCGATAACTATGGGAATGCAGTCCATCTATGTGAGCGTGAGTGTTCTATTCAGCGTAGGTATCAGAAGTTAGTAGAGGAGTCGCCTTCACCTTTGATGACTAAAGAGCTTAGAGCTAAGATGGGTGCTGCTGCAGTCAAGGCAGTTAAGGCGTCAGGTTATACAAATGCGGGGACAGTTGAGTTTATGGTAGACAAAGACAGGAACTTCTACTTCCTTGAGATGAATACAAGGCTACAGGTTGAGCATCCTGTAACTGAGCTTGTCACCGGAATAGATATTGTAAAGGAGCAGCTTAAGATAGCAGCAGGTGAGCGTCTATCAATTAAGCAAGAGGATGTAAAATTATCAGGTGCAGCTATAGAGTGCAGGATAACTGCTGAGGACCCGGATAATAACTTTATGCCATCAACTGGTAAAATAGTTGAGTTAATAGAGCCTAATGGACCTGGTGTTAGAGTAGATAGTGGAGTATTTGCTGGATTTGAAGTTCCTATGTTTTATGACCCGTTGATTGCAAAGTTACTTGTATGGGCACCTACGAGAGATGAATCTATATCAAGGATGAGGAGAGCACTCTCTGAATATAAGATAATAGGGATTAAGACAAGTATACCATTTCATCAGCTTGTAATGAATAATCAATATTTTATAAGTGGTGAGTATAATACAACATTTGTAGATAAGATGCTTGGTAGCACAGAATTAAAGAAGACAAACCAGCCCATTGCCGCTATAGGGGCAACCATTGCGATGACATTAAAAGAGAAGAAAGTTTCAGTTATCCCAAAAGTATCCGAATCCCGTTACAGTGCATGGAAGTTTGCAGCGAGGCAGGCAGAATTGAGAAAGATGTGA
- a CDS encoding acyl-CoA carboxylase subunit beta: MKENDKLKELDEFKKQALLGGGKERIDKQHSAGKLTARERIDLLLDKGSFRETDMFVTHRCTDFDMDKKKIPGDGVVTGYGKINGRLVYIFSEDFTVFGGSLSKAYAEKICKLQDMAMKNGCPIIGIKDSGGARIQEGVDSLAGYTDVFLRNVLASGVVPQISAIMGPCAGGAVYSPAITDFVFMVKETSYMFLTGPDVVKAATHEDVTFQELGGAMVHNEKSGVAHFAAESEVECIELIKKLFSYIPQNNLEDPPLVECRDDPNRIDDALDNIVPDSPIKPYDMSEIIRKVVDDGDFFEVQPHFAKNIIIGFARLGGRSVGIVANQPSVLAGVLDINSAIKGARFVRFCDCFNIPIVTFVDVPGFLPGTAQEWGGVIKNGAKLLYAFCEATVPRMTVITRKAYGGAYCVMSSKHTRADVNFAWPTGEIAVMGPEGAVKILYRKELKEAKDPKALESKLVSDYTEKFANPYITASKGYIDEVIRPRDTRPRLIEALELTDNKRDTNPARKHGNIPL; encoded by the coding sequence ATGAAAGAAAATGATAAACTTAAAGAGCTTGATGAGTTTAAGAAGCAGGCTCTACTTGGTGGTGGCAAAGAGAGAATAGATAAACAACATTCCGCTGGTAAACTTACTGCAAGGGAGCGGATAGACCTATTGCTTGATAAAGGCAGTTTTAGAGAAACTGATATGTTTGTCACTCATCGCTGTACTGACTTTGATATGGACAAGAAAAAGATACCCGGGGATGGTGTTGTTACTGGCTATGGCAAAATAAATGGTAGGTTAGTGTATATATTCTCGGAAGACTTCACTGTATTTGGTGGCTCACTTTCTAAGGCTTATGCTGAAAAGATATGTAAGCTACAGGATATGGCGATGAAAAATGGCTGTCCAATTATTGGGATAAAGGATTCAGGTGGTGCTCGTATTCAGGAAGGTGTAGATAGTCTTGCAGGCTACACAGATGTATTCTTACGCAATGTGCTTGCATCAGGTGTAGTGCCACAGATTTCTGCTATTATGGGACCGTGTGCGGGTGGTGCAGTTTATTCACCTGCTATAACTGACTTTGTATTTATGGTAAAGGAGACTTCTTATATGTTTTTGACAGGCCCTGATGTTGTGAAGGCAGCTACACATGAGGATGTGACATTTCAGGAGCTTGGTGGTGCTATGGTCCACAATGAGAAATCTGGTGTTGCGCACTTTGCAGCAGAGAGTGAAGTGGAGTGTATAGAGTTAATTAAAAAGCTGTTCAGCTATATACCACAAAATAATCTTGAAGACCCACCTTTAGTTGAGTGTAGAGATGATCCGAACCGTATAGATGATGCACTTGATAATATTGTACCAGATAGTCCTATAAAGCCTTATGATATGAGCGAGATAATAAGAAAGGTAGTAGATGATGGTGACTTCTTTGAAGTCCAACCGCACTTTGCTAAAAATATTATTATTGGGTTTGCAAGACTTGGTGGTAGGTCTGTAGGAATAGTAGCAAACCAGCCATCAGTACTTGCAGGTGTGCTTGATATAAATTCGGCAATAAAAGGGGCAAGGTTTGTCAGATTTTGTGACTGCTTTAATATACCAATTGTTACATTTGTAGATGTGCCAGGTTTCCTTCCAGGAACTGCTCAGGAGTGGGGTGGTGTAATAAAGAATGGTGCTAAGCTCCTTTATGCATTCTGTGAAGCAACTGTACCAAGGATGACTGTGATAACGCGTAAAGCTTATGGTGGTGCATACTGTGTTATGAGTTCAAAGCATACAAGGGCAGATGTCAACTTTGCATGGCCAACTGGTGAGATAGCAGTTATGGGACCCGAGGGTGCAGTTAAGATACTTTATAGAAAAGAGCTGAAAGAAGCTAAAGACCCAAAAGCATTAGAGAGTAAACTTGTATCTGATTATACTGAGAAGTTTGCTAACCCATACATAACTGCGAGTAAGGGCTACATAGACGAAGTCATAAGGCCAAGGGATACAAGGCCACGTCTAATTGAGGCACTTGAGTTAACTGATAACAAGCGTGATACAAATCCGGCAAGAAAGCACGGTAATATACCGTTATGA